A genomic segment from Bacillus cereus G9842 encodes:
- a CDS encoding undecaprenyl-diphosphate phosphatase, whose product MNWLEAFILGIIQGLTEFLPISSTGHLYLGRHLFQLDKAGLFLDTMLHIGTLLAVFIYYKKEFIYLIKNPFSKLMLLLIVGTIPAVVIGLLFKDFFEDISKTGITIGWEFLVTGFFLYMADKQKNGRKKMDDITYKDALIIGSFQAAAIFPAISRSGMTIVAALWRQLDRETAAYFSFLLSTPAIVGAIILQFVDVFQGKAESISSTSLIVGTLSAAFFGYIAVSWMIQYLKRQSLKVFAYYVWGLGILILMLQFTDVF is encoded by the coding sequence CAAGGTTTAACAGAATTTTTACCAATCAGTAGTACCGGACATCTTTATTTAGGAAGGCATTTATTTCAATTAGATAAAGCAGGCTTATTTTTAGATACGATGTTGCATATTGGGACTTTACTTGCAGTGTTTATTTATTACAAAAAAGAATTTATATATTTAATTAAAAACCCATTTTCAAAGCTCATGTTATTACTTATTGTTGGGACGATACCTGCAGTTGTTATTGGTTTATTGTTTAAAGACTTCTTTGAAGATATTTCAAAAACAGGAATCACGATCGGTTGGGAGTTTTTAGTGACCGGATTCTTTCTCTACATGGCAGATAAACAAAAGAATGGTCGTAAAAAAATGGATGACATCACATATAAAGACGCATTAATTATCGGTTCATTTCAAGCGGCTGCTATTTTCCCAGCGATTTCTCGTTCTGGTATGACAATCGTCGCTGCATTATGGAGGCAGTTAGACCGTGAAACTGCTGCTTACTTTTCTTTTTTATTATCAACGCCAGCCATTGTCGGAGCCATTATTTTGCAATTTGTAGACGTTTTTCAAGGGAAAGCAGAATCTATTTCTAGTACATCTTTAATTGTCGGAACGTTATCAGCAGCGTTTTTTGGATACATAGCCGTTTCATGGATGATTCAATATTTAAAACGTCAATCCTTAAAAGTATTCGCGTATTACGTATGGGGATTAGGTATTTTAATTTTAATGTTGCAATTTACTGATGTATTTTAA